The Paenibacillus sp. FSL R7-0345 DNA segment AAAGAATCCTTTTGTTGAATTACCTAAAATGGGGAAATTGAGCTATGAATGTATTGCCTTTGTACAGAGTAACAAAGTTAAAGCTCCTAAATGGCTAGATTTTGTGGGTAAGAACTTTGACTTATCAAATTTTGCATTACTGAATGCCTCAAACTCTTTCTTGATTGTTCTGAGAGTAAAGAGTCGTATATTTGCTGTGCCCTTTGGGTTTGCCTATAGCGCTCTTGAAAGGTCAAGAATAGAACAGGGTTTTGGCATGCGAGTTACTTTAAATGAGATAGACCCCGAACGTATAGAAACGCTAGATACAAGGAATATTGATTTGGTTACCAAGCAAAGAAGAACGCATGTGACGGTGGGAAGTAAGGTTTCCGAATTTGGTTTGAATCAAAATATTGATTGGATTAGATACGTAAGCGGTAAACCAACGACAAAAGAATTTGCATCTAAACTTTCAGGTTCGGACTCCTTAGCAATTACTACAGACACAACCATTAATGAACTTGGTGAACTCTGTGAAGAACTCTTAGAAAAATTTCAGGCAACTACATACAAAAAGCATTTTGAGTTTATAGATTATCTTCGTCCATTAAAGCGTACAGATTCGAAAGTTCAAAAACTAAACATGGAATTAGAAGGATATTTAGATAAAAGATCGACTCAAAAAGTCACTGTCGCATTACCTGAAATTCCTGAGTCCAATATTGATCATTATAAAATTTTCATAGGAGCTCGTAACAGCAAATTGTCTGATGTAACATTGGAAAGGTTTTATGATTTTTTGGATGATAATCCTGATATTAATGATTATCTTGATAAAGTACATATTATTGGTTTAGACAGTGAGGGAGCGCCTGTAACCGCTAAGTATAAAATGCGAGAATTTATAGTGGCAGAAATAGCGAATTCTTCAGAAACCTTTGTATTATCACTGGGGAACTGGTTTCAGGTAGACAATGAGTATGTCAGAATGATTAAAGAAACAGTTAGAAGTATTCCTGATATGACAAATATTTTAAAATTACCTGCTATAAAGGTGGGGGAAAAGGAGGGGGAGTATAACGAAAGGGTTGGTAAAATTAAAAACTGGCTTCTTTTTGACAAGGAACTTCTTTACTTTAGTTCTAATGAGAAATATGAGATATGTGATCTTCTAACTAAGGAAATGCAGTACTTATGTGTTAAGAAAATGTATAGCTCTGCAACTCTCAGCCATCTCTTCGCACAAGGAAGCGTTTCTGCAAGGCTTCTAAGAGGGGACCCTAGGGTAGAAAAGAAAGTGGAAGAGGCATACAGTATAAAGTGGTCTAAACAGGATTTTTTGGCCCATGATGTTCCTGAGTTTATTTATGTGATACCTACAACTAAAGAAGGTGCTCTTAGTGAATGTTTATTCTTTTTTAGTCTTATAAATTTGGTTGATCATGTGCGCTCAATAAAAGAGGTAGGCTATAGGGTTTCACTTTGCAAGGTCGAATATGAAAATTGATTCAACTAATAAATATATATCAATAAAGTAACAGCGGAAATCCAACTAAACACTGGAGGTTAACATGAATAAGAAAGACTCAGAGGAAATTATAAGATTAGCTAGAGAAGGAAAGCATATTTCAAAAATATGGTCAGAACATTTTCATGAATATGATTATTGGGAAGTTTATATGGAAGCATACGGGGCTGGCGAAAGGAGCTCTGTAGGTGTTAAGAGAATGATAACTGCCAGACTAAATAAACTGGCAGATACTGATTCAAAAGATATTCGTGAAGAACTTACAGAAGAAATCAATGAATTAGTCGTTCATTTATATTCAAGATATAGGGCTAGCCAGCAAAAGCTTGAAAAGGTAAGGGAAATTATTAATAATTGATGCAAAATTCAAAGCCTGTGTATAAATAATATACCTAGAAATTTATGTTGAGGGATGGTATTTGTGGACTTTATAACTAGATTAAATGAATTGATTAATGAAGGAAATAGATTGAAAGCTACAGCTGCAGATGATGGGTATATGGGGTTTATTGTCGTTGACTCTTCTTGGTTTAAAGCATGGCAAACAAAGTCTCAACAATGCCTTATGGAATTATTGCAAGCGGACAGCTACTATTTGAAAAGTTTTAATGATCATGTTTCCGATGTTTATGAAAGCAACGTAACAACTGGAATAAGGCTATTAGAAAGCATAAGAGATGAGGCACAAGTAGGTCGAATTGTAGTTAAGCAAGTATTAAAGGAAACACTACCAATAGATAATCTCGAAAATATATTTAATAAATTCCACAGAATAGCAAAACAATTACGCAGTAGGCATAATGAGCGTTCTACATTAGATATTACAGATGAGTATGATGTTCAAGATTTATTACATAGTATCTTGCATCTACATTTTGATGATATTCGTGCTGAAGAATGGACTCCTAGCTATGCAGGCGGAGGTTCTAGAGTCGACTTTGTACTCAAAAATGAAAAGATTATTGTTGAAGTGAAGCGTTCTCGTAAAAGCATGAAGGCAAAGGACTTGGGAGAACAGTTGATTATTGATATTCAAAGATACAAGGTTCATCCAGATTGCAAAACACTTTTATGTTTCGTTTATGATCCAGAAGGTTATATAGCTAACCCTCGTGGAATTGAGAATGATCTTAACAACAAAACAGACAACATGCCAGTTTATGTATTTATTCGTCCAGAGTAATAATATATATACTTTAGGGCTCAATTGCTCTCTGCGAGTAAACAATATCTACAATCCTCAAAGTTAATTCCTGTGATTCATAAGGGAGATATTTTGTCTTGGTTGCTCTGTATATGGGGGATAAGGAACCAGGCTAACATGGACTGAATAAGGCAAAGTTGAAGTGTTCAAAAGGTTAGTGTTACTATCACTAAACAGAAAAAAGAAGACGTCAGAAAATCCTTGCACGTCTTCTTTAGTGTTCTTGTACAGCATCAGATGTAAAAAACGATTCGAACTTATCAGCCGCAGCTTGGTCAGCAGTCCTGAGCGCGTGTCC contains these protein-coding regions:
- a CDS encoding DUF6119 family protein, with protein sequence MKLSIYLLNEDVKDFKQVIQRKYLSGKNPFVELPKMGKLSYECIAFVQSNKVKAPKWLDFVGKNFDLSNFALLNASNSFLIVLRVKSRIFAVPFGFAYSALERSRIEQGFGMRVTLNEIDPERIETLDTRNIDLVTKQRRTHVTVGSKVSEFGLNQNIDWIRYVSGKPTTKEFASKLSGSDSLAITTDTTINELGELCEELLEKFQATTYKKHFEFIDYLRPLKRTDSKVQKLNMELEGYLDKRSTQKVTVALPEIPESNIDHYKIFIGARNSKLSDVTLERFYDFLDDNPDINDYLDKVHIIGLDSEGAPVTAKYKMREFIVAEIANSSETFVLSLGNWFQVDNEYVRMIKETVRSIPDMTNILKLPAIKVGEKEGEYNERVGKIKNWLLFDKELLYFSSNEKYEICDLLTKEMQYLCVKKMYSSATLSHLFAQGSVSARLLRGDPRVEKKVEEAYSIKWSKQDFLAHDVPEFIYVIPTTKEGALSECLFFFSLINLVDHVRSIKEVGYRVSLCKVEYEN